From one Camarhynchus parvulus chromosome 25, STF_HiC, whole genome shotgun sequence genomic stretch:
- the KIRREL1 gene encoding LOW QUALITY PROTEIN: kin of IRRE-like protein 1 (The sequence of the model RefSeq protein was modified relative to this genomic sequence to represent the inferred CDS: deleted 1 base in 1 codon), which produces MRILLLCLLTLAGTRGQAVQTRFVEEPEDQTVVAGQRIVLSCVVLNYSGIVQWTKDGLALGMGQGLKAWPRYRIVGTADSGQYNLEIRDAELSDDAVYECQATEAALRSRRVRLTVLIPPEDPTIDGAPEILLRAGTPYNLTCRARSAKPAATLAWFRDGLQQDGAVTSTELLADGKRESTTSLLPITPSELDIGRVFSCRSSNEAVPGGKESSVRLNVHHPPTVTLSIQPQTVQEGERVVFTCMATANPEIKGYRWAKGGVIIEEAKENRYDTQVDYTFFTEPVSCEVHNDIGSTNVSTLVDVHFAPRIVVDPKPTVTDIGSDVTLTCVWSGNPPLTLTWTKKESNMVLSNSNQLYLKSVTQADAGQYVCKAIVPRIGVGEREVTLFVNGPPIISSEPVQFAVRGDRGKVECFIGSTPPPDRIAWAWKENILEAGTLGRYTVERSNTGSGVLSTLTINNAPPPATTLGTLCTTLGWDSFGPGTAIIQLEEREVLPVGIIAGATIGASVLLISCLLALACFLYRRRKGSRKDVTLRKLDIKVETVNREPLTLHADREEDTASVSTATRVMKAIYSSFKDDVDLKQELRCDTIDTREEYELKDPTNGYYNVRAHEDRPASRSVLYGDYSGARPWRVRFASRGALALSHSSGYAQLSSYPRGGPEVPRGGQRRPGRAVTAAGDTSSQLSYENYAGVGVAWRGVGFPGPTAAFPPYRLGFGGAYEPYEAVGKFGGGATRFSYTSQHSDYGQRFQQRMQTHV; this is translated from the exons ATGCGGatcctcctcctgtgcctgctgacTCTCGCCGGGACCCGCGGGCAAG CGGTGCAGACGCGCTTCGTGGAGGAGCCCGAGGACCAGACGGTGGTGGCCGGGCAGAGAATCGTCCTGTCCTGCGTGGTGCTCAACTACTCCGGCATCGTGCAATGGACCAAGGACGGGCTGGCCCTCGGCATGGGCCAGGGCCTCAAAG cctggccccggTACCGCATCGTGGGCACGGCCGACTCGGGCCAGTACAACCTGGAGATCCGCGACGCCGAGCTCTCCGATGACGCCGTCTACGAGTGCCAGGCCACCGAGGCCGCGCTGCGCTCGCGCCGCGTCCGCCTCACCGTGCTCA TCCCCCCCGAGGACCCCACGATCGACGGCGCCCCCGAGATCCTGCTGAGGGCGGGCACCCCGTACAACCTGACGTGCCGGGCGCGCAGCGCCAAACCCGCGGCCACGCTGGCCTGGTTCCGCGAcgggctgcagcaggatggggccGTCACCAGCACG gAGCTTTTGGCCGACGGGAAGCGCGAGAGCACCACGAGCCTGCTGCCCATCACGCCCTCGGAGCTGGACATCGGCCGCGTCTTCTCCTGCCGCAGCTCCAACGAGGCCGTGCCGGGCGGCAAGGAGAGCTCCGTGCGCCTCAACGTGCACC acCCCCCGACGGTGACCCTGTCCATCCAGCCCCAGACGGTGCAGGAGGGCGAGAGGGTCGTGTTCACCTGCATGGCCACGGCCAACCCCGAGATCAAGGGCTACAG gtgggCCAAGGGCGGGGTGATCATCGAGGAGGCCAAGGAGAACAGGTACGACACGCAGGTGGACTACACCTTCTTCACGGAGCCCGTGAGCTGCGAGGTGCACAACGACATCGGCAGCACCAACGTCAGCACCCTGGTGGACGTGCACT TCGCCCCCCGGATCGTGGTGGACCCCAAGCCCACGGTGACCGACATCGGCTCCGACGTCACCCTGACGTGCGTGTGGTCGGGGAACCCGCCGCTGACCCTCACCTGGACCAAGAAGGAATCCAACATG GTGCTGAGCAACAGCAACCAGCTGTACCTCAAGTCGGTGACGCAGGCGGACGCCGGCCAGTACGTCTGCAAGGCCATCGTGCCCCGCATCGGCGTGGGCGAGAGGGAGGTCACCCTCTTCGTCAACG GCCCCCCGATCATCTCCAGCGAGCCCGTGCAGTTCGCCGTGCGCGGCGACCGCGGCAAGGTCGAGTGCTTCATCGGCAGCACGCCGCCGCCCGACCGCATC GCCTGGGCGTGGAAGGAGAACATTCTGGAAGCGGGGACGCTGGGGCGCTACACGGTGGAGAGGAGCAACACGGGCAGCGGCGTCCTGTCCACGCTGACCATCAACAACGCGCCCCCCCC TGCGACTACGCTGGGGACGCTTTGTACAACTTTGGGTTGGGACAGCTTCGGGCCCGGCACGGCCATCATCCAGCTCGAGGAGAGAG aGGTGCTGCCCGTGGGCATCATCGCCGGCGCCACCATCGGCGCCAGCGTCCTCCTCATCAGctgcctgctggccctggcctGCTTCCTCTACCGGCGCCGCAAAGGAA GCCGCAAGGACGTCACGCTGCGCAAGCTGGACATCAAGGTGGAGACGGTGAACCGGGAGCCGCTGACGCTGCACGCGGACCGGGAGGAGGACACGGCCAGCGTGTCCACGGCCACGCGCGTCATGAAGGCCATCTACTCG TCATTCAAGGATGACGTGGACTTGAAGCAGGAGCTGCGCTGCGACACCATCGACACCCGCGAGGAGTACGAGCTCAAG GACCCCACCAACGGCTACTACAACGTGCGCGCACACGAGGATCGCCCGGCCTCGCGCTCGGTGCTCTACGGCGATTACAGCGGCGCCCGGCCCTGGCGGGTCCGCTTCGCGAGCCGCGGCGCCCTCGCGCTCTCGCACTCCAGCGGCTACgcccagctcagctcctacCCCCGCGGCGGCCCCGAAGTTCCCCGAGGCGGGCAGCGGCGCCCGGGCCGCGCGGTGACGGCGGCGGGGGACACGAGCAGCCAGCTCTCCTACGAGAACTACGCTGGCGTGGGCGTGGCGTGGCGT GGCGTGGGGTTCCCCGGCCCCACGGCGGCGTTCCCGCCCTACCGGCTGGGCTTCGGCGGCGCCTACGAGCCCTACGAGGCCGTGGGCAAGTTCGGCGGCGGCGCCACGCGCTTCTCGTACACGTCGCAGCACTCGGACTACGGGCAGCGCTTCCAGCAGCGCATGCAGACGCACGTCTAG